A genomic window from Labrus bergylta chromosome 7, fLabBer1.1, whole genome shotgun sequence includes:
- the zc3h18 gene encoding zinc finger CCCH domain-containing protein 18 isoform X2, whose amino-acid sequence MDTPESPTQSPQSPEEDEKGLSDNDLLDSHDEDEDGVISDSEMVHEDDNEALADDDDDDDDEVAESRGTGLEFDEEREEDEVVPDFVSDPEDEEPQEETEGMGQEDGTILLMEGDEDGTQGDREEDKDGDEQEDGVIDTPQSPDSEPDQGRHYIAEEDGEDGEEEYRDYQKETSTERESAEVGDEEEDKSKAEEEEEDERIRAEEEKRRRALAIRVMKDDSASVSRDLDEHELDYDEEVPEEPSIPGHEEEEDEEDTKGEGEEEEEREDKSIKKKERKKILPPSPKDGEFRRTDDSKGSERARRDSFRDKKKDEDDGEIDEGEIDDDDLEEGEVKDPSDRKIRPRPICRFFIKGNCTWGMNCRFIHPGVNDKGNYSLISKPDPFSPNGAPPGGPHPLIPNNPWAAPAVEELPPPPPPVEPPVESAWERGLRHAKEVLKKATIRKEQEPDFEEKRFNVTIGEDEREFDKENEFFRERSYRIIRDEMEFRDPAYGDPYADPYFDYEMEALWRGGQYENFRVQYTEAPLPYPYPDRERERDPRERHRDRERERDHRERERRQREREREREREREKERIRRKEEWERDRLKRDDKERPRMRPPRDAREKKEEEKMKPRSPLSMPPKPMEPPSKKDMMPVMRRPDEWKDPWRRSKSPRRRPGMGSPPRGRRRHRPSGSSVSLSNSSRSSSHSSSYTGSGSSRSRSRSSSFSSYSSHSSQRSSFSGSRSRSRSFSTSPSPSPAAPRAAKNKPDPPPMLAKGMPPKPGAMPPPRRDKAPMKKAPSPPPPGGPQGRPSKPPPEGGKPPINPREPGGAGGAAGGGGAGRPLPPREPGKPPNQREDRRRDRQQHLPRRQTVSGSVSGSGSSYSGSSSRSRSSSNSLSRSRSGSRKSRKSRSLSVSSVSSVSSASSSSSSVRSADSDDMYADLASPVSSASSRSPTPNQPRKERGPPRDRLPHGRDKTRERPPKKDEPFREERRKIDPSGGPPRGGNPMPRSGPGSRGGHPLHPPPGAMGPPGNYGGSGSHKDIKLTLLNKQQGDKGNRKRYLPSDKDRPGSPLSKRMAISPDRGRDKRIPGRPMLSPRMDRPRGQGPRPMPPQGDRKRPLSPPSKSSGKGPAVPLGKPAAPGSVPVAGSGSGSASGSNKPSNTLSRREELLKQLKAVEDAIARKRAKIPSK is encoded by the exons ATGGATACTCCTGAGAGCCCTACCCAGTCCCCTCAGTCCCCTGAGGAGGACGAGAAGGGCCTTTCTGACAATGACCTGCTGGATTCTCATGATGAAGACGAGGACGGGGTAATCTCAGATAGTGAGATGGTCCACGAAGATGACAATGAGGCGTTGGCtgacgacgatgatgatgatgatgatgaggtaGCGGAAAGCCGAGGAACAGGTTTGGAATTTgatgaagagagggaagaagatgAGGTGGTCCCTGACTTTGTCTCAGACCCAGAAGATGAGGAGCCTCAAGAAGAAACAGAAGGGATGGGACAAGAGGATGGGACCATTCTGCTGATGGAGGGGGATGAGGATGGTACACAGGGGGATCGGGAGGAGGACAAGGACGGAGACGAGCAAGAAGATGGAGTGATTGACACCCCACAGTCTCCAGACTCAGAGCCGGATCAGGGCAGGCACTACATTGCTGAAGAAGATGGAGAAGATGGGGAGGAAGAGTACAGGGACTACCAGAAGGAGACCTCGACAGAGCGTGAGTCAGCTGAGGTGGGtgatgaggaggaagacaaaagcaaagcagaggaggaagaggaggacgaaaggataagagctgaggaagaaaagagaaggagagctCTTGCGATAAGGGTAATGAAGGATGACTCAGCATCTGTTTCCAGGGACCTAGATGAGCATGAACTGGATTACGATGAGGAGGTCCCAGAAGAGCCCAGCATCCCTGGtcatgaggaagaggaagatgaggaagacaCAAAAggggagggagaagaagaggaggagcgtGAGGACAAAAGTATTAAGAAGAAGGAGCGGAAAAAAATTCTCCCTCCATCTCCTAAAGACGGTGAATTCAGGAGGACAGACGACTCCAAAGGGTCTGAGAGGGCACGCAGAGATTCCTTCAGAGACAAGAAGAAAGATGAGGATGATGGAGAGATTGATGAAGGAGAGATAGAT GATGATGacctggaggagggagaagtTAAAGATCCCTCCGACCGGAAGATAAGACCCCGTCCCATCTGCAGGTTCTTCATAAAAG GAAATTGCACATGGGGTATGAACTGTCGGTTCATCCACCCTGGTGTCAATGACAAAGGTAACTATTCTCTCATCAGTAAGCCAGACCCGTTCTCACCTAACGGAGCGCCTCCAGGAGGACCACACCCACTCATCCCCAATAACCCCTGG GCTGCACCTGCCGTAGAGGAgcttcctcccccccctcctccagtGGAGCCTCCTGTAGAGAGTGCCTGGGAAAGAGGATTACGGCATGCCAAAGAG GTGCTGAAGAAGGCCACTATCCGTAAGGAGCAGGAGCCCGACTTTGAGGAGAAGCGCTTCAACGTGACCATCGGAGAGGACGAGAGAGAATTTGACAAAGAGAACGAGTTCTTTAGAGAACGCAGCTACCGCATCATCAGAGA tgAAATGGAATTCAGGGACCCTGCATACGG CGACCCTTATGCTGATCCATACTTTGACTACGAAATGGAAGCCCTATGGCGAGGGGGGCAGTATGAAAACTTCAGAGTGCAGTACACAGAAGCCCCTCTTCCCTACCCCTACCCT GATCGCGAACGTGAGCGAGACCCCCGTGAGCGGCAccgggacagagagagggagagagatcaCCGTGAGCGGGAGCGccgacagagagaaagagagagagagagggagcgtgAGCGCGAGAAGGAGAGGATTCGGCGGAAAgaggagtgggagagagacCGGTTGAAGCGTGACGATAAGGAGAGGCCGAGGATGCGTCCTCCTCGAGATGCAagggagaagaaagaggaggaaaaaatgaAACCGCGCTCACCTCTAAGCATGCCGCCAAA ACCGATGGAGCCTCCCTCAAAGAAGGATATGATGCCAGTCATGAGGCGACCAGATGAGTGGAAGGATCCATGGCGTCGGTCCAAATCACCAAGAAGAAGACCTGGAATGGGGTCTCCACCACGAGGGCGCAGGCGACATCGGCCCTCtggctcctctgtctctctttcaaaCTCCTCCAG gtcTTCTTCTCACTCTTCATCCTACACAGGCTCTGGGTCCTCTCGTTCCCGCAGCCGCTCCTCCTCATTCAGCTCCTACTCCAGCCACTCCTCCCAACGCAGCTCTTTCAGCGGCAGCCGCTCTAG GTCTCGATCTTTTTCCACGTCTCCTTCACCGAGTCCAGCAGCACCAAGGGCGGCTAAGAACAAACCAGACCCTCCCCCTATGCTGGCTAAAGG CATGCCACCGAAGCCAGGGGCCATGCCCCCTCCTCGCAGAGACAAAGCTCCCATGAAGAAAGCTcccagccctcctcctcctggtggACCACAAGGCAGGCCTTCCAAACCCCCGCCAGAAGGAGGAAAGCCTCCCATCAATCCTCGGGAGCCTGGAGGTGCAGGTGGTGCGGCAGGTGGTGGCGGAGCAGGGAGACCCCTGCCTCCACGGGAACCTGGAAAACCTCCCAACCAGAGGGAAGACAGACGGAGAGACCGGCAGCAGCATCTTCCTCGGAG ACAAACTGTGAGTGGGAGTGTTAGTGGAAGTGGCAGCAGTTATTCTGGTTCCAGCTCCAGATCCAGATCCTCCTCCAACTCCCTCTCACGCTCACGCTCTGGATCAAGAAAATCCAG GAAATCCAG GTCTCTGAGTGTGAGCAGCGTGTCATCGGTGTCATCAGCATcgtccagcagcagctctgtgcgGAGCGCTGACTCAGATGACATGTACGCTGACTTGGCGAGCCCCGTGTCCTCCGCCAGCTCCCGCTCGCCCACACCAAATCAAccgaggaaggagagagggccTCCACGGGACCGTCTTCCACATGGCAGAGACAAAACCAGGG AGAGACCGCCAAAGAAAGATGAACCTTTCCGGGAAGAGCGCAGGAAGATTGACCCATCTGGAGGCCCACCAAGAGGAGGCAACCCTATGCCTAGATCAGGACCGGGAAGCCGCGGTGGCCACCCTTTACATCCCCCACCTGGCGCCATGGGCCCCCCAGGAAACTATGGAGGTTCAGGAtctcacaaagacatcaaactCACCCTCCTCAACAAG cagcagggAGATAAGGGCAACCGCAAAAGGTACCTGCCCTCTGACAAAGACAGGCCAGGTTCCCCCCTCAGCAAGAGAATGGCGATTTCTCCAGACCGAG GCCGTGATAAGAGGATTCCTGGTCGACCCATGCTTTCCCCTCGAATGGATCGCCCCAGAGGCCAAGGTCCCAGACCAATGCCCCCCCAGGGAGACAG aaAACGACCTCTGTCACCACCCTCAAAGTCGTCTGGGAAAGGCCCGGCGGTGCCTTTGGGCAAGCCGGCTGCCCCAGGCTCTGTTCCAGTTGCTGGCTCAGGCTCTGGTTCAGCTTCAGGCTCTAACAAACCCAGCAACACACTGTCCCGCCGTGAGGAGCTGCTGAAGCAGCTGAAGGCCGTGGAGGACGCCATCGCTCGAAAACGTGCAAAGATCCCCTCCAAATAA
- the zc3h18 gene encoding zinc finger CCCH domain-containing protein 18 isoform X4, whose product MDTPESPTQSPQSPEEDEKGLSDNDLLDSHDEDEDGVISDSEMVHEDDNEALADDDDDDDDEVAESRGTGLEFDEEREEDEVVPDFVSDPEDEEPQEETEGMGQEDGTILLMEGDEDGTQGDREEDKDGDEQEDGVIDTPQSPDSEPDQGRHYIAEEDGEDGEEEYRDYQKETSTERESAEVGDEEEDKSKAEEEEEDERIRAEEEKRRRALAIRVMKDDSASVSRDLDEHELDYDEEVPEEPSIPGHEEEEDEEDTKGEGEEEEEREDKSIKKKERKKILPPSPKDGEFRRTDDSKGSERARRDSFRDKKKDEDDGEIDEGEIDDDDLEEGEVKDPSDRKIRPRPICRFFIKGNCTWGMNCRFIHPGVNDKGNYSLISKPDPFSPNGAPPGGPHPLIPNNPWAAPAVEELPPPPPPVEPPVESAWERGLRHAKEVLKKATIRKEQEPDFEEKRFNVTIGEDEREFDKENEFFRERSYRIIRDEMEFRDPAYGDPYADPYFDYEMEALWRGGQYENFRVQYTEAPLPYPYPDRERERDPRERHRDRERERDHRERERRQREREREREREREKERIRRKEEWERDRLKRDDKERPRMRPPRDAREKKEEEKMKPRSPLSMPPNRPMEPPSKKDMMPVMRRPDEWKDPWRRSKSPRRRPGMGSPPRGRRRHRPSGSSVSLSNSSRSSSHSSSYTGSGSSRSRSRSSSFSSYSSHSSQRSSFSGSRSRSRSFSTSPSPSPAAPRAAKNKPDPPPMLAKGMPPKPGAMPPPRRDKAPMKKAPSPPPPGGPQGRPSKPPPEGGKPPINPREPGGAGGAAGGGGAGRPLPPREPGKPPNQREDRRRDRQQHLPRRSLSVSSVSSVSSASSSSSSVRSADSDDMYADLASPVSSASSRSPTPNQPRKERGPPRDRLPHGRDKTRERPPKKDEPFREERRKIDPSGGPPRGGNPMPRSGPGSRGGHPLHPPPGAMGPPGNYGGSGSHKDIKLTLLNKQQGDKGNRKRYLPSDKDRPGSPLSKRMAISPDRGRDKRIPGRPMLSPRMDRPRGQGPRPMPPQGDRKRPLSPPSKSSGKGPAVPLGKPAAPGSVPVAGSGSGSASGSNKPSNTLSRREELLKQLKAVEDAIARKRAKIPSK is encoded by the exons ATGGATACTCCTGAGAGCCCTACCCAGTCCCCTCAGTCCCCTGAGGAGGACGAGAAGGGCCTTTCTGACAATGACCTGCTGGATTCTCATGATGAAGACGAGGACGGGGTAATCTCAGATAGTGAGATGGTCCACGAAGATGACAATGAGGCGTTGGCtgacgacgatgatgatgatgatgatgaggtaGCGGAAAGCCGAGGAACAGGTTTGGAATTTgatgaagagagggaagaagatgAGGTGGTCCCTGACTTTGTCTCAGACCCAGAAGATGAGGAGCCTCAAGAAGAAACAGAAGGGATGGGACAAGAGGATGGGACCATTCTGCTGATGGAGGGGGATGAGGATGGTACACAGGGGGATCGGGAGGAGGACAAGGACGGAGACGAGCAAGAAGATGGAGTGATTGACACCCCACAGTCTCCAGACTCAGAGCCGGATCAGGGCAGGCACTACATTGCTGAAGAAGATGGAGAAGATGGGGAGGAAGAGTACAGGGACTACCAGAAGGAGACCTCGACAGAGCGTGAGTCAGCTGAGGTGGGtgatgaggaggaagacaaaagcaaagcagaggaggaagaggaggacgaaaggataagagctgaggaagaaaagagaaggagagctCTTGCGATAAGGGTAATGAAGGATGACTCAGCATCTGTTTCCAGGGACCTAGATGAGCATGAACTGGATTACGATGAGGAGGTCCCAGAAGAGCCCAGCATCCCTGGtcatgaggaagaggaagatgaggaagacaCAAAAggggagggagaagaagaggaggagcgtGAGGACAAAAGTATTAAGAAGAAGGAGCGGAAAAAAATTCTCCCTCCATCTCCTAAAGACGGTGAATTCAGGAGGACAGACGACTCCAAAGGGTCTGAGAGGGCACGCAGAGATTCCTTCAGAGACAAGAAGAAAGATGAGGATGATGGAGAGATTGATGAAGGAGAGATAGAT GATGATGacctggaggagggagaagtTAAAGATCCCTCCGACCGGAAGATAAGACCCCGTCCCATCTGCAGGTTCTTCATAAAAG GAAATTGCACATGGGGTATGAACTGTCGGTTCATCCACCCTGGTGTCAATGACAAAGGTAACTATTCTCTCATCAGTAAGCCAGACCCGTTCTCACCTAACGGAGCGCCTCCAGGAGGACCACACCCACTCATCCCCAATAACCCCTGG GCTGCACCTGCCGTAGAGGAgcttcctcccccccctcctccagtGGAGCCTCCTGTAGAGAGTGCCTGGGAAAGAGGATTACGGCATGCCAAAGAG GTGCTGAAGAAGGCCACTATCCGTAAGGAGCAGGAGCCCGACTTTGAGGAGAAGCGCTTCAACGTGACCATCGGAGAGGACGAGAGAGAATTTGACAAAGAGAACGAGTTCTTTAGAGAACGCAGCTACCGCATCATCAGAGA tgAAATGGAATTCAGGGACCCTGCATACGG CGACCCTTATGCTGATCCATACTTTGACTACGAAATGGAAGCCCTATGGCGAGGGGGGCAGTATGAAAACTTCAGAGTGCAGTACACAGAAGCCCCTCTTCCCTACCCCTACCCT GATCGCGAACGTGAGCGAGACCCCCGTGAGCGGCAccgggacagagagagggagagagatcaCCGTGAGCGGGAGCGccgacagagagaaagagagagagagagggagcgtgAGCGCGAGAAGGAGAGGATTCGGCGGAAAgaggagtgggagagagacCGGTTGAAGCGTGACGATAAGGAGAGGCCGAGGATGCGTCCTCCTCGAGATGCAagggagaagaaagaggaggaaaaaatgaAACCGCGCTCACCTCTAAGCATGCCGCCAAA CAGACCGATGGAGCCTCCCTCAAAGAAGGATATGATGCCAGTCATGAGGCGACCAGATGAGTGGAAGGATCCATGGCGTCGGTCCAAATCACCAAGAAGAAGACCTGGAATGGGGTCTCCACCACGAGGGCGCAGGCGACATCGGCCCTCtggctcctctgtctctctttcaaaCTCCTCCAG gtcTTCTTCTCACTCTTCATCCTACACAGGCTCTGGGTCCTCTCGTTCCCGCAGCCGCTCCTCCTCATTCAGCTCCTACTCCAGCCACTCCTCCCAACGCAGCTCTTTCAGCGGCAGCCGCTCTAG GTCTCGATCTTTTTCCACGTCTCCTTCACCGAGTCCAGCAGCACCAAGGGCGGCTAAGAACAAACCAGACCCTCCCCCTATGCTGGCTAAAGG CATGCCACCGAAGCCAGGGGCCATGCCCCCTCCTCGCAGAGACAAAGCTCCCATGAAGAAAGCTcccagccctcctcctcctggtggACCACAAGGCAGGCCTTCCAAACCCCCGCCAGAAGGAGGAAAGCCTCCCATCAATCCTCGGGAGCCTGGAGGTGCAGGTGGTGCGGCAGGTGGTGGCGGAGCAGGGAGACCCCTGCCTCCACGGGAACCTGGAAAACCTCCCAACCAGAGGGAAGACAGACGGAGAGACCGGCAGCAGCATCTTCCTCGGAG GTCTCTGAGTGTGAGCAGCGTGTCATCGGTGTCATCAGCATcgtccagcagcagctctgtgcgGAGCGCTGACTCAGATGACATGTACGCTGACTTGGCGAGCCCCGTGTCCTCCGCCAGCTCCCGCTCGCCCACACCAAATCAAccgaggaaggagagagggccTCCACGGGACCGTCTTCCACATGGCAGAGACAAAACCAGGG AGAGACCGCCAAAGAAAGATGAACCTTTCCGGGAAGAGCGCAGGAAGATTGACCCATCTGGAGGCCCACCAAGAGGAGGCAACCCTATGCCTAGATCAGGACCGGGAAGCCGCGGTGGCCACCCTTTACATCCCCCACCTGGCGCCATGGGCCCCCCAGGAAACTATGGAGGTTCAGGAtctcacaaagacatcaaactCACCCTCCTCAACAAG cagcagggAGATAAGGGCAACCGCAAAAGGTACCTGCCCTCTGACAAAGACAGGCCAGGTTCCCCCCTCAGCAAGAGAATGGCGATTTCTCCAGACCGAG GCCGTGATAAGAGGATTCCTGGTCGACCCATGCTTTCCCCTCGAATGGATCGCCCCAGAGGCCAAGGTCCCAGACCAATGCCCCCCCAGGGAGACAG aaAACGACCTCTGTCACCACCCTCAAAGTCGTCTGGGAAAGGCCCGGCGGTGCCTTTGGGCAAGCCGGCTGCCCCAGGCTCTGTTCCAGTTGCTGGCTCAGGCTCTGGTTCAGCTTCAGGCTCTAACAAACCCAGCAACACACTGTCCCGCCGTGAGGAGCTGCTGAAGCAGCTGAAGGCCGTGGAGGACGCCATCGCTCGAAAACGTGCAAAGATCCCCTCCAAATAA
- the zc3h18 gene encoding zinc finger CCCH domain-containing protein 18 isoform X3, translating to MDTPESPTQSPQSPEEDEKGLSDNDLLDSHDEDEDGVISDSEMVHEDDNEALADDDDDDDDEVAESRGTGLEFDEEREEDEVVPDFVSDPEDEEPQEETEGMGQEDGTILLMEGDEDGTQGDREEDKDGDEQEDGVIDTPQSPDSEPDQGRHYIAEEDGEDGEEEYRDYQKETSTERESAEVGDEEEDKSKAEEEEEDERIRAEEEKRRRALAIRVMKDDSASVSRDLDEHELDYDEEVPEEPSIPGHEEEEDEEDTKGEGEEEEEREDKSIKKKERKKILPPSPKDGEFRRTDDSKGSERARRDSFRDKKKDEDDGEIDEGEIDDDDLEEGEVKDPSDRKIRPRPICRFFIKGNCTWGMNCRFIHPGVNDKGNYSLISKPDPFSPNGAPPGGPHPLIPNNPWAAPAVEELPPPPPPVEPPVESAWERGLRHAKEVLKKATIRKEQEPDFEEKRFNVTIGEDEREFDKENEFFRERSYRIIRDEMEFRDPAYGDPYADPYFDYEMEALWRGGQYENFRVQYTEAPLPYPYPDRERERDPRERHRDRERERDHRERERRQREREREREREREKERIRRKEEWERDRLKRDDKERPRMRPPRDAREKKEEEKMKPRSPLSMPPNRPMEPPSKKDMMPVMRRPDEWKDPWRRSKSPRRRPGMGSPPRGRRRHRPSGSSVSLSNSSRSSSHSSSYTGSGSSRSRSRSSSFSSYSSHSSQRSSFSGSRSRSRSFSTSPSPSPAAPRAAKNKPDPPPMLAKGMPPKPGAMPPPRRDKAPMKKAPSPPPPGGPQGRPSKPPPEGGKPPINPREPGGAGGAAGGGGAGRPLPPREPGKPPNQREDRRRDRQQHLPRRQTVSGSVSGSGSSYSGSSSRSRSSSNSLSRSRSGSRKSRKSRSLSVSSVSSVSSASSSSSSVRSADSDDMYADLASPVSSASSRSPTPNQPRKERGPPRDRLPHGRDKTRERPPKKDEPFREERRKIDPSGGPPRGGNPMPRSGPGSRGGHPLHPPPGAMGPPGNYGGSGSHKDIKLTLLNKQGDKGNRKRYLPSDKDRPGSPLSKRMAISPDRGRDKRIPGRPMLSPRMDRPRGQGPRPMPPQGDRKRPLSPPSKSSGKGPAVPLGKPAAPGSVPVAGSGSGSASGSNKPSNTLSRREELLKQLKAVEDAIARKRAKIPSK from the exons ATGGATACTCCTGAGAGCCCTACCCAGTCCCCTCAGTCCCCTGAGGAGGACGAGAAGGGCCTTTCTGACAATGACCTGCTGGATTCTCATGATGAAGACGAGGACGGGGTAATCTCAGATAGTGAGATGGTCCACGAAGATGACAATGAGGCGTTGGCtgacgacgatgatgatgatgatgatgaggtaGCGGAAAGCCGAGGAACAGGTTTGGAATTTgatgaagagagggaagaagatgAGGTGGTCCCTGACTTTGTCTCAGACCCAGAAGATGAGGAGCCTCAAGAAGAAACAGAAGGGATGGGACAAGAGGATGGGACCATTCTGCTGATGGAGGGGGATGAGGATGGTACACAGGGGGATCGGGAGGAGGACAAGGACGGAGACGAGCAAGAAGATGGAGTGATTGACACCCCACAGTCTCCAGACTCAGAGCCGGATCAGGGCAGGCACTACATTGCTGAAGAAGATGGAGAAGATGGGGAGGAAGAGTACAGGGACTACCAGAAGGAGACCTCGACAGAGCGTGAGTCAGCTGAGGTGGGtgatgaggaggaagacaaaagcaaagcagaggaggaagaggaggacgaaaggataagagctgaggaagaaaagagaaggagagctCTTGCGATAAGGGTAATGAAGGATGACTCAGCATCTGTTTCCAGGGACCTAGATGAGCATGAACTGGATTACGATGAGGAGGTCCCAGAAGAGCCCAGCATCCCTGGtcatgaggaagaggaagatgaggaagacaCAAAAggggagggagaagaagaggaggagcgtGAGGACAAAAGTATTAAGAAGAAGGAGCGGAAAAAAATTCTCCCTCCATCTCCTAAAGACGGTGAATTCAGGAGGACAGACGACTCCAAAGGGTCTGAGAGGGCACGCAGAGATTCCTTCAGAGACAAGAAGAAAGATGAGGATGATGGAGAGATTGATGAAGGAGAGATAGAT GATGATGacctggaggagggagaagtTAAAGATCCCTCCGACCGGAAGATAAGACCCCGTCCCATCTGCAGGTTCTTCATAAAAG GAAATTGCACATGGGGTATGAACTGTCGGTTCATCCACCCTGGTGTCAATGACAAAGGTAACTATTCTCTCATCAGTAAGCCAGACCCGTTCTCACCTAACGGAGCGCCTCCAGGAGGACCACACCCACTCATCCCCAATAACCCCTGG GCTGCACCTGCCGTAGAGGAgcttcctcccccccctcctccagtGGAGCCTCCTGTAGAGAGTGCCTGGGAAAGAGGATTACGGCATGCCAAAGAG GTGCTGAAGAAGGCCACTATCCGTAAGGAGCAGGAGCCCGACTTTGAGGAGAAGCGCTTCAACGTGACCATCGGAGAGGACGAGAGAGAATTTGACAAAGAGAACGAGTTCTTTAGAGAACGCAGCTACCGCATCATCAGAGA tgAAATGGAATTCAGGGACCCTGCATACGG CGACCCTTATGCTGATCCATACTTTGACTACGAAATGGAAGCCCTATGGCGAGGGGGGCAGTATGAAAACTTCAGAGTGCAGTACACAGAAGCCCCTCTTCCCTACCCCTACCCT GATCGCGAACGTGAGCGAGACCCCCGTGAGCGGCAccgggacagagagagggagagagatcaCCGTGAGCGGGAGCGccgacagagagaaagagagagagagagggagcgtgAGCGCGAGAAGGAGAGGATTCGGCGGAAAgaggagtgggagagagacCGGTTGAAGCGTGACGATAAGGAGAGGCCGAGGATGCGTCCTCCTCGAGATGCAagggagaagaaagaggaggaaaaaatgaAACCGCGCTCACCTCTAAGCATGCCGCCAAA CAGACCGATGGAGCCTCCCTCAAAGAAGGATATGATGCCAGTCATGAGGCGACCAGATGAGTGGAAGGATCCATGGCGTCGGTCCAAATCACCAAGAAGAAGACCTGGAATGGGGTCTCCACCACGAGGGCGCAGGCGACATCGGCCCTCtggctcctctgtctctctttcaaaCTCCTCCAG gtcTTCTTCTCACTCTTCATCCTACACAGGCTCTGGGTCCTCTCGTTCCCGCAGCCGCTCCTCCTCATTCAGCTCCTACTCCAGCCACTCCTCCCAACGCAGCTCTTTCAGCGGCAGCCGCTCTAG GTCTCGATCTTTTTCCACGTCTCCTTCACCGAGTCCAGCAGCACCAAGGGCGGCTAAGAACAAACCAGACCCTCCCCCTATGCTGGCTAAAGG CATGCCACCGAAGCCAGGGGCCATGCCCCCTCCTCGCAGAGACAAAGCTCCCATGAAGAAAGCTcccagccctcctcctcctggtggACCACAAGGCAGGCCTTCCAAACCCCCGCCAGAAGGAGGAAAGCCTCCCATCAATCCTCGGGAGCCTGGAGGTGCAGGTGGTGCGGCAGGTGGTGGCGGAGCAGGGAGACCCCTGCCTCCACGGGAACCTGGAAAACCTCCCAACCAGAGGGAAGACAGACGGAGAGACCGGCAGCAGCATCTTCCTCGGAG ACAAACTGTGAGTGGGAGTGTTAGTGGAAGTGGCAGCAGTTATTCTGGTTCCAGCTCCAGATCCAGATCCTCCTCCAACTCCCTCTCACGCTCACGCTCTGGATCAAGAAAATCCAG GAAATCCAG GTCTCTGAGTGTGAGCAGCGTGTCATCGGTGTCATCAGCATcgtccagcagcagctctgtgcgGAGCGCTGACTCAGATGACATGTACGCTGACTTGGCGAGCCCCGTGTCCTCCGCCAGCTCCCGCTCGCCCACACCAAATCAAccgaggaaggagagagggccTCCACGGGACCGTCTTCCACATGGCAGAGACAAAACCAGGG AGAGACCGCCAAAGAAAGATGAACCTTTCCGGGAAGAGCGCAGGAAGATTGACCCATCTGGAGGCCCACCAAGAGGAGGCAACCCTATGCCTAGATCAGGACCGGGAAGCCGCGGTGGCCACCCTTTACATCCCCCACCTGGCGCCATGGGCCCCCCAGGAAACTATGGAGGTTCAGGAtctcacaaagacatcaaactCACCCTCCTCAACAAG cagggAGATAAGGGCAACCGCAAAAGGTACCTGCCCTCTGACAAAGACAGGCCAGGTTCCCCCCTCAGCAAGAGAATGGCGATTTCTCCAGACCGAG GCCGTGATAAGAGGATTCCTGGTCGACCCATGCTTTCCCCTCGAATGGATCGCCCCAGAGGCCAAGGTCCCAGACCAATGCCCCCCCAGGGAGACAG aaAACGACCTCTGTCACCACCCTCAAAGTCGTCTGGGAAAGGCCCGGCGGTGCCTTTGGGCAAGCCGGCTGCCCCAGGCTCTGTTCCAGTTGCTGGCTCAGGCTCTGGTTCAGCTTCAGGCTCTAACAAACCCAGCAACACACTGTCCCGCCGTGAGGAGCTGCTGAAGCAGCTGAAGGCCGTGGAGGACGCCATCGCTCGAAAACGTGCAAAGATCCCCTCCAAATAA